One Thermoanaerobacter pseudethanolicus ATCC 33223 DNA window includes the following coding sequences:
- a CDS encoding DUF2357 domain-containing protein, which translates to MDLRHTGSDVDLLYISTPKFDFSIKGNPYHPNVGALNINENVRAKIYISCTEYTAKIYSPIEDKLVSYTGDSYPLFYEQQNYEIVIEKKTDDEVSFWHENINIRNKVRFVGASKRVLSGIINFKNDIGYSELIMLVNNREYLKVTIEVFPSKIDYQKDYYALLQDINNELYNLIFDFYKRTYFYSMTKNKVGNSLTEFFAIINQVFDKLNKSIVIVLNMPHHVLNLDSASEFTKCPNRAI; encoded by the coding sequence ATGGATTTACGTCATACTGGCTCTGATGTTGACCTGCTTTATATATCTACTCCGAAATTTGATTTTTCAATAAAAGGCAATCCCTATCATCCTAATGTTGGAGCTTTAAATATCAATGAAAACGTAAGGGCAAAAATATATATCTCGTGTACAGAATATACTGCTAAAATTTATTCGCCAATAGAGGATAAGTTGGTGTCATATACGGGGGATAGTTATCCTCTTTTTTATGAACAGCAAAATTATGAAATTGTGATTGAGAAAAAAACTGATGATGAGGTGTCATTTTGGCATGAGAATATAAATATTAGGAACAAAGTACGTTTTGTAGGTGCTTCCAAAAGAGTATTATCAGGTATTATTAATTTTAAAAATGATATTGGATATTCAGAGCTTATTATGCTAGTTAATAATCGAGAATATCTAAAGGTAACTATTGAGGTTTTTCCTTCTAAAATTGACTATCAAAAGGATTATTATGCTCTTTTACAAGATATTAACAATGAATTATACAATCTTATATTTGATTTTTATAAAAGGACATACTTTTATAGCATGACTAAAAACAAGGTAGGAAATAGTCTTACTGAATTTTTTGCGATTATAAATCAAGTGTTTGATAAGTTAAATAAATCGATCGTGATTGTGCTAAATATGCCCCATCATGTATTAAACTTGGATTCGGCAAGTGAATTTACGAAATGCCCAAATAGAGCCATTTGA